The following proteins are encoded in a genomic region of Longimicrobiaceae bacterium:
- a CDS encoding TlpA disulfide reductase family protein, giving the protein MLSHRIRASAVVALSLVLAGCSEQVRLSTGDGKVALSYACDRPSSQAQTPAAQQLLKEYAALIGQDARIHDRIPRLDPLLSAYAAEDFAALEEQVVAYLCEFGDVRAAVRAAERPPVFPETGSAALPFELPLLSLQRGAGTPFVSSTARFRLEEQRGKVVVLNFWATRCHPCLEKHPELVELAERYRDRGVLIYGIVHRESPATAAQWLRENGGESEYRMLVDSDGAVGRLYRVQGIPRTFIIGSDGRIAQATWGHFSGLEEAIQTLLREPA; this is encoded by the coding sequence ATGCTTTCTCACCGCATCCGAGCGTCGGCCGTAGTGGCTCTCTCACTCGTCCTGGCCGGTTGCTCCGAGCAGGTCCGGCTCTCGACCGGGGACGGTAAGGTCGCGCTGAGCTACGCGTGTGACCGCCCCTCATCGCAGGCACAAACGCCGGCCGCGCAGCAGCTGCTCAAAGAGTACGCGGCGCTGATCGGCCAGGACGCCCGCATTCACGACCGCATTCCCCGCCTGGATCCGCTCCTTTCTGCATACGCCGCCGAGGACTTTGCTGCGCTGGAGGAGCAGGTCGTCGCGTACCTGTGCGAGTTCGGCGATGTCCGTGCAGCGGTGCGCGCGGCGGAGCGGCCGCCCGTGTTCCCGGAGACCGGAAGCGCAGCCCTGCCCTTCGAATTGCCCCTCCTGAGCCTTCAACGAGGTGCAGGCACGCCGTTCGTCTCCTCCACGGCGCGCTTCCGCCTGGAGGAACAGCGCGGGAAGGTCGTCGTGCTGAACTTCTGGGCCACGCGGTGCCACCCGTGCCTCGAGAAGCACCCCGAGCTCGTCGAGCTGGCCGAGCGGTACAGGGATCGGGGCGTGCTCATCTACGGGATCGTCCACAGGGAGTCGCCTGCGACGGCGGCGCAGTGGCTTCGGGAGAACGGGGGCGAGAGCGAGTACCGGATGCTCGTCGATTCAGATGGTGCGGTGGGCCGCCTCTACCGCGTGCAGGGAATCCCGCGCACGTTCATCATCGGTTCGGATGGCCGGATCGCCCAGGCGACCTGGGGCCACTTCTCTGGGCTGGAGGAGGCGATCCAGACGCTCCTCCGCGAGCCCGCCTGA
- a CDS encoding polysaccharide deacetylase family protein, giving the protein MPDAQPATADASSPDRSVAVTFDDLPGAIAGGPPVLRSVTDRLLGHIQTAGVPAIGFVNEEKLARPGEEAERTALLERWLEAGMELGNHTYSHPSLYHTPLAEYQSDVLRGERVTRGLLAERGMRPPRYFRHPFLNTGPDLETKEAFERFLAEHGYIVAPVTIDNDDWLYAAAYTEAAARSDSTLMRRIGEDYVRYMGETFDFHERLSQELLEREPAQVLLLHANLLNADYFDELAAMMRERGYRFVSLQEALKDPVYQLSDRYTGPKGISWLQRWAITQGKEEGEPPSVPQWVRAIAQR; this is encoded by the coding sequence GTGCCCGACGCGCAACCGGCGACCGCCGATGCATCGTCGCCCGACCGGAGCGTGGCAGTTACTTTCGACGATCTCCCTGGCGCGATTGCGGGCGGCCCGCCCGTGTTGCGCTCGGTCACGGACCGGCTGCTTGGCCACATCCAAACCGCAGGCGTTCCAGCGATAGGGTTCGTCAACGAGGAGAAGCTAGCGAGACCAGGCGAGGAGGCCGAGCGCACTGCGCTGCTGGAGCGATGGCTCGAGGCCGGGATGGAGTTGGGGAACCACACGTACTCGCACCCATCCCTCTATCATACACCTCTGGCGGAGTATCAGTCAGACGTGCTGCGGGGCGAGAGGGTCACCCGAGGGCTACTTGCCGAGCGCGGCATGCGCCCGCCGCGCTACTTCCGGCACCCGTTCCTGAATACCGGACCCGACCTGGAGACCAAGGAGGCGTTCGAGCGCTTCCTGGCTGAGCACGGTTACATCGTGGCCCCGGTTACGATCGACAACGACGATTGGCTCTACGCGGCGGCCTACACCGAGGCAGCCGCCCGGAGCGACAGCACACTGATGCGCCGGATTGGTGAAGATTACGTGCGCTACATGGGCGAGACGTTCGACTTTCATGAGCGTCTTTCGCAAGAACTGCTGGAGCGCGAACCGGCGCAGGTGCTTCTACTGCACGCGAATCTGCTCAACGCTGATTACTTCGACGAACTCGCGGCCATGATGCGCGAGCGCGGCTACCGCTTCGTCTCATTACAGGAAGCTCTGAAGGATCCGGTGTATCAGTTGAGCGACCGCTACACAGGCCCGAAGGGCATATCGTGGCTCCAGCGTTGGGCTATTACTCAGGGTAAGGAGGAGGGCGAGCCACCTTCCGTGCCGCAGTGGGTGCGCGCAATTGCCCAGCGTTGA